GGGCCTTGCGGTGGATCGGCCAGCGCTCGCCGTCGTAGGACTCGTCGACGTTCAGCACCTCGCCGAGGGTGTTGAACACCTTGCCCTTGGTGAAGTCGCCGACGGGGACGGAGATGGCCGCGCCGGTGTCGGTCACCGTGGCCTGGCGGACCAGGCCGTCGGTGGGCTGCATGGAGATGGTGCGGACCAGGCCGTCACCCAGGTGCTGGGCGACCTCCAGGGTCAGCGTCTTCCTCTCGCCCTCGTTCGCCGGGTCGGCGACCTCGACGTGCAGGGCGTTGTAGATGTCCGGCATCGCGTCGACGGGGAACTCCACGTCGACGACCGGGCCGATGACCCGGGCGACGCGGCCCGTAGCCGTCGCGGTCTCAACAGTGGTGGTCATTAGCGGTCACTCCCCGCGGTCGCGTCGGCCAGGGCGCTCGCGCCACCGACGATCTCGCTGATTTCCTGGGTGATTTCGGCCTGGCGGGCCGCGTTGGCAAGCCGGGAGAGCGTGTTGATCAGCTCACCCGCGTTGTCGGTGGCCGACTTCATCGCGCGCCGCGTGGCGGCGTGCTTCGAAGCGGCCGACTGGAGCAGCGCGTTGTAGATGCGGCTCTCCACGTAGCGCGGCAGCAGGGCGTCGAGGACGTCCTCGGCCGAGGGCTCGAAGTCGTACAGCGGAAGGATCTCGCCCTTGGGGGCGACCTCCTCCGCGACCTCTTCGAGGCGCAGCGGCAGCAGCCGGGCGTCGAGCGCCGTCTGCGTCATCATCGAGACGAACTCGGTGTAGACGAGGTGGAGCTCGTCCACGCCGCCGTCCGCCGTCTCCTTCTCGATGGCCTCGATCAGAGGCGCCGCCACCTTCTTGGCGTCCGCGTACGTGGGCTCGTCGGTGAAACCGCTCCACGATTCCGTGACCTTGCGCTCACGGAAGTTGTAGTGGGCCACACCGCGCCGGCCGACGATGTACGTGTCGACCTGCTTGCCCGAGCGCTCCAGGCGCTCGGTCAGCTGCTCCGCCGCCTTGATGGCGTTGGAGTTGAAGGCACCGGCCAGACCGCGGTCGCTCGTGAGGAGCAGGACCGCGGCACGGGTCGGGTTCTCCGCCTCCGTGGTGAGCGGGTGCCTGGTGTTCGACCCCGTACCGACCGCCGTGACCGCGCGCGTCAGCTCGGTCGCGTAGGGCGTGGAGGCCGCCACCTTGCGCTGCGCCTTGACGACGCGCGAGGCGGCGATCATCTCCATCGCCTTGGTGATCTTCTTGGTCGCGCTGACGGATCGGATGCGACGCTTGTAGACCCGGAGCTGGGCTCCCATGAGTCAGGTCCCTTCCTTACGTCACTTGGCGGCAGCGGCAGGAGTGTCCTCGCCGAGCAGCTTGCCGTCCGAGGTCTCGAACTGCTTCTTGAACTCCGCCACGGCGTCGTCGATCGCCTGGATCGTGTCGTCCGACATCTTCGCGCCCTCGCGGATGGAGGTCATCAGGCCCTGCTCCTTGCGGTGCAGGTACTCCAGCAGCTCCCGCTCGAAGCGGCGGATGTCGGCGACCGGGACCTCGTCCATACGGCCGTTGGTGCCGGCCCAGACGGAGACGACCTGGTCCTCGGTGGCCATCGGCTGGTACTGGTCCTGCTTCAGCAGCTCGACCATGCGCTGACCGCGCTCCAGCTGGGCCTTGGAGGCCGCGTCCAGGTCGGAACCGAAGGCGGCGAACGCCTCCAGCTCGCGGAACTGGGCGAGGTCCACCCGCAGGCGGCCGGAGACCTGGCGC
This is a stretch of genomic DNA from Streptomyces sp. TG1A-8. It encodes these proteins:
- a CDS encoding F0F1 ATP synthase subunit gamma → MGAQLRVYKRRIRSVSATKKITKAMEMIAASRVVKAQRKVAASTPYATELTRAVTAVGTGSNTRHPLTTEAENPTRAAVLLLTSDRGLAGAFNSNAIKAAEQLTERLERSGKQVDTYIVGRRGVAHYNFRERKVTESWSGFTDEPTYADAKKVAAPLIEAIEKETADGGVDELHLVYTEFVSMMTQTALDARLLPLRLEEVAEEVAPKGEILPLYDFEPSAEDVLDALLPRYVESRIYNALLQSAASKHAATRRAMKSATDNAGELINTLSRLANAARQAEITQEISEIVGGASALADATAGSDR